In Asanoa sp. WMMD1127, one genomic interval encodes:
- a CDS encoding enoyl-CoA hydratase-related protein, which yields MSHRVQRVLLLSDGFGGATMAAYCWLRDHGIQTAFQPATSPEAMVEAHRWYGPDLIIAPTLTSRVPPELFGRVVINHPGRLGDRGASSIDWGRCRREPFGGNTLLLAADGWDTGDILHTTTFRYPTGPATKSWIYAYAHRAALLDGLARLVAEPLPTPRPLDYAQADVLGRWNDVLRQADCTVDWSLPADEIVWRCAARDGSPGVRTELLGHTIHVYDVHPAGPAHGAPGEVVGWLPDGAIRVVAGADSVWIGYVKAAGCKVPAAWWLRDVLGGRFPGWQGDPLPYRPVTTTLLGPVAVITASAYNGAWSTGFCRAVSASIAAAARRPEVDQIVLRGGGAGPFCNGINLNHVYAAPASLPEARANIRAINDVALALFRARREGVSVIALLDGDAGAGGAFLSLCADVVVAVPGRTFNYHYVGMGGLTGSEFHTLTLPGRLPSESSRSALLHDCLPLSAFQAHQQGLVDYLAPGSLSDEDLLMWVHEFALNHRDQGKRSDDQRWRPLPTEAELASTQARELEVIDRDFASEPFQSALADFVHKRGGHPPAAATEYRGAYD from the coding sequence ATGTCTCATCGCGTGCAGCGGGTGCTGTTGCTGTCCGACGGGTTCGGCGGCGCGACGATGGCCGCCTACTGCTGGTTGCGGGACCACGGCATCCAAACGGCGTTCCAGCCGGCCACGTCACCGGAGGCGATGGTCGAGGCGCACCGGTGGTACGGGCCCGACCTGATCATCGCGCCCACCCTGACCAGCCGCGTGCCGCCCGAGCTGTTCGGCCGCGTCGTGATCAACCATCCCGGGCGTCTCGGCGACCGCGGCGCCTCGTCGATCGACTGGGGGCGGTGCCGCCGCGAGCCGTTCGGCGGCAACACGCTGCTGCTCGCCGCCGACGGCTGGGACACCGGCGACATCCTGCACACCACCACGTTCCGCTACCCGACCGGACCGGCCACCAAGAGCTGGATCTACGCGTACGCCCATCGGGCCGCCCTGCTCGACGGTCTCGCGCGGCTCGTGGCCGAGCCCTTGCCGACGCCCCGCCCGCTGGACTACGCGCAGGCCGACGTGCTCGGGCGGTGGAACGACGTGCTGCGCCAGGCGGACTGCACAGTGGACTGGTCGCTGCCGGCCGACGAGATCGTCTGGCGGTGCGCGGCGCGCGACGGCTCCCCGGGCGTGCGCACCGAGCTGCTGGGCCACACCATCCACGTGTACGACGTGCACCCCGCCGGTCCGGCCCACGGCGCGCCGGGCGAGGTGGTCGGGTGGCTGCCGGACGGCGCGATCCGGGTGGTGGCCGGGGCCGACAGCGTCTGGATCGGCTACGTGAAGGCGGCCGGCTGCAAGGTGCCCGCGGCGTGGTGGCTGCGCGACGTGCTGGGTGGCCGCTTCCCCGGCTGGCAGGGCGATCCGCTGCCGTACCGGCCGGTGACCACGACCCTGCTCGGCCCGGTGGCGGTGATCACCGCGTCGGCGTACAACGGGGCCTGGTCGACGGGTTTCTGCCGTGCGGTCTCGGCGAGCATCGCCGCGGCGGCGCGCCGGCCGGAGGTGGACCAGATCGTCCTGCGCGGCGGTGGCGCCGGGCCGTTCTGCAACGGCATCAACCTCAACCACGTGTACGCGGCCCCCGCGTCGCTGCCCGAAGCGCGCGCCAACATCCGCGCGATCAACGACGTAGCGCTGGCGCTGTTCCGCGCCCGCCGCGAGGGCGTCTCGGTCATCGCGCTCCTCGACGGCGACGCGGGCGCGGGCGGGGCGTTCCTGTCGCTGTGCGCGGACGTGGTGGTGGCGGTGCCGGGCCGCACGTTCAACTACCACTACGTGGGCATGGGCGGGCTGACCGGCTCGGAGTTCCACACCCTGACCCTGCCGGGGCGGCTGCCGTCCGAGTCTTCGCGCTCTGCGCTGCTGCACGACTGCCTGCCGCTGAGCGCTTTCCAGGCCCATCAGCAGGGGTTGGTCGACTACCTGGCGCCGGGTTCCTTGTCCGATGAGGACCTGTTGATGTGGGTGCACGAGTTCGCGCTGAACCACCGCGACCAGGGCAAGCGGTCGGACGACCAACGCTGGCGCCCACTCCCGACAGAGGCGGAGCTCGCTTCGACGCAGGCACGCGAGCTCGAGGTGATCGACCGCGACTTCGCGAGCGAGCCGTTCCAGTCCGCGCTGGCGGACTTCGTGCACAAACGGGGCGGCCACCCGCCAGCAGCCGCCACCGAATACCGCGGCGCGTACGACTGA
- a CDS encoding DUF1015 family protein, with protein sequence MTIVHPIARAWITTGGTGAQNYDEFADDSEITAIIADNQRSALAIEMPHRAPDAGGRSFLDSLSAAAQRLADAKDDGSYTPADRVVVLYRITAPGEEPAYGMFAMVDTDQISTSADEPGLVIRNEDVFIEKVRERVALAEAVGHLLSPVLLLQTGRGAELQAALAAACDAAGAPAATDLDQAGRTHAIWPLGPGATQDRLTALAGGGELVVADGNHRSLAAQLGELPRFLAVITTPASVAIQPYNRLISELTSTPAELLDALRAAGAEVTPVTDLRPTSVVVYAAGAAHAVALPHDAAVSRVDNLDHALVERIILRDALGLEPGDKRITYVGGDYPAEWLTGEVDAGRAELAILVAPVTVDDFVAVNLARAKMPRKSTWFTPKARGGLVLAELGAH encoded by the coding sequence ATGACGATCGTGCACCCGATCGCCCGGGCCTGGATCACCACCGGCGGCACCGGCGCGCAGAACTACGACGAGTTCGCCGACGACAGCGAGATCACCGCGATCATCGCCGACAACCAGCGCAGCGCGCTCGCGATCGAGATGCCGCACCGGGCGCCGGACGCGGGCGGGCGGTCCTTCCTGGACTCGCTGTCCGCGGCCGCGCAGCGCCTCGCCGACGCCAAGGACGACGGCAGCTACACGCCCGCCGACCGGGTGGTCGTGCTCTACCGGATCACGGCGCCCGGCGAGGAGCCCGCGTACGGCATGTTCGCCATGGTCGACACCGACCAGATCTCCACCAGCGCCGACGAGCCCGGCCTCGTGATCCGCAACGAGGACGTGTTCATCGAGAAGGTGCGGGAGCGGGTCGCCCTGGCCGAGGCCGTCGGCCACCTGCTGTCGCCCGTGCTCCTGCTGCAGACCGGGCGCGGCGCGGAGCTGCAGGCCGCCCTCGCGGCGGCCTGCGACGCGGCCGGCGCGCCCGCCGCGACCGACCTCGACCAGGCCGGTCGCACCCACGCGATCTGGCCGCTGGGGCCCGGCGCGACCCAGGACCGGCTGACCGCGCTGGCCGGCGGCGGCGAGCTCGTCGTCGCGGACGGCAACCACCGCAGCCTGGCGGCCCAGCTCGGCGAGCTGCCGCGCTTCCTGGCCGTGATCACCACGCCGGCGTCGGTCGCGATCCAGCCCTACAACCGCCTGATCAGCGAGCTGACCAGCACCCCGGCGGAGCTGCTCGACGCGTTGCGCGCGGCGGGCGCCGAGGTCACGCCGGTCACCGACCTGCGACCCACCTCGGTCGTCGTGTACGCCGCCGGCGCCGCCCACGCCGTCGCGCTCCCCCACGACGCCGCGGTGAGCCGGGTCGACAACCTCGACCACGCGCTGGTCGAGCGGATCATCCTGCGCGACGCCCTCGGGCTGGAGCCGGGCGACAAGCGGATCACCTACGTCGGCGGCGACTACCCGGCGGAGTGGCTCACCGGCGAGGTCGACGCCGGCCGCGCGGAACTGGCGATCCTGGTCGCGCCGGTCACGGTCGACGACTTCGTGGCGGTCAACCTGGCCCGGGCCAAGATGCCGCGCAAGAGCACCTGGTTCACGCCGAAGGCCCGCGGTGGGCTGGTGCTCGCCGAGCTCGGCGCGCACTGA
- a CDS encoding DsbA family protein: MSERQSVDMWFDPACPWAWITSRWLLEVEKVRPVDVTFHVMSLAVLNEGRDMLDENYKKFLRTAWAPVRICIAAEQKYGNHVLRDLYTALGTRIHPGRQERGPELYEAALAEAGLDTALVAAGESTEFDEALRASHDAGMKPVGLDVGTPVIHAPGPDGEPLAIFGPVVTPAPKGEAAGRLWDGVVLVAGTPGFFELKRTRDLGPIFD; the protein is encoded by the coding sequence ATGTCCGAACGTCAGAGTGTCGACATGTGGTTCGACCCGGCCTGCCCCTGGGCCTGGATCACCTCCCGCTGGCTCCTGGAGGTCGAGAAGGTCCGCCCGGTCGACGTGACCTTCCACGTGATGAGCCTGGCGGTGCTCAACGAGGGCCGCGACATGCTCGACGAGAACTACAAGAAATTCCTGCGTACGGCCTGGGCGCCGGTGCGGATCTGCATCGCGGCCGAGCAGAAGTACGGCAACCACGTGCTGCGCGACCTCTACACCGCGCTGGGCACCCGGATCCACCCGGGCCGGCAGGAGCGCGGGCCGGAGCTCTACGAGGCCGCGCTGGCCGAGGCCGGTCTCGACACCGCCCTCGTCGCCGCCGGTGAGAGCACCGAGTTCGACGAGGCGCTGCGGGCCAGCCACGACGCGGGCATGAAGCCGGTCGGGCTCGACGTGGGCACGCCGGTGATCCACGCGCCCGGTCCCGACGGCGAGCCGCTGGCGATCTTCGGCCCGGTGGTCACCCCGGCGCCCAAGGGCGAGGCCGCGGGCCGGCTCTGGGACGGCGTCGTGCTGGTCGCCGGCACCCCCGGGTTCTTCGAGCTGAAGCGGACGCGCGACCTGGGTCCGATTTTCGACTGA
- a CDS encoding ribose-5-phosphate isomerase, whose amino-acid sequence MRVYLGSDHAGFELKSHLVTHLAAKGYDVVDVGAHHYDANDDYPSFCLHTGARVVADKGSLGIVIGGSGNGEQIAANKIKGVRAALIWNLDTARLSREHNDANVAGVGARQHSLEEATALVEAFLETSFSGADRHARRISEVADYEISQELPVLPD is encoded by the coding sequence ATGCGCGTCTACCTCGGCTCCGACCACGCCGGCTTCGAGCTCAAGTCCCACCTGGTCACGCACCTCGCCGCCAAGGGCTACGACGTGGTCGACGTCGGAGCGCACCACTACGACGCCAACGACGACTACCCGTCGTTCTGCCTGCACACCGGCGCCCGCGTGGTCGCCGACAAGGGCAGCCTCGGCATCGTGATCGGCGGCTCCGGCAACGGCGAACAGATCGCGGCCAACAAGATCAAGGGGGTCCGGGCAGCGCTGATCTGGAACCTCGACACGGCCCGCCTGAGCCGCGAGCACAACGACGCCAACGTCGCCGGCGTCGGCGCGCGCCAGCACTCGCTCGAGGAGGCGACGGCGCTGGTCGAGGCGTTCCTCGAAACCTCGTTCTCGGGCGCGGACCGGCACGCCCGCCGGATCTCCGAGGTCGCCGACTACGAGATCTCCCAGGAGCTGCCGGTCCTCCCCGACTAG
- a CDS encoding GNAT family N-acetyltransferase, with product MSSPDIEVRTATPDDFDAIAAMLGVVFHYTQNPESLAVERPLHDPARGLVAVDGDQIVGSAGSFDREMAVPGGVVPCAHVTGVGVLPTHRRQGILRRMMERQLRDVAAAGREPIAALWASETAIYPRFGYGFAAPRLQLQADLTGTGLPAPAPGRLRAGSPATLRIELAKLYDELRPHRPGWSSRDDNWWNFLLLDIEAHREGATERQAVVHETPDGAVDGYAIWRVKGDWDDGGPNAEVRVSEVVAGNPDATRALWRFLFSLDLTRRLTYGLATPDEPLLHLVPEPRRLKPTLADGLWVRLVDVPAALRARAYRAPLDVVLEVTDALLPANAGRWRLTTDGTTTSCEPTTDPADLACDVLELGAAYLGGTALATLGRAGRVRELRPGALVAGDTAFGWHQAPGGMEVF from the coding sequence ATGAGTTCCCCCGACATCGAGGTGCGGACCGCCACCCCCGACGACTTCGACGCGATCGCGGCGATGCTCGGCGTCGTCTTCCACTACACCCAGAACCCCGAGTCCCTCGCCGTCGAGCGCCCCTTGCACGATCCGGCGCGCGGGCTGGTCGCCGTCGACGGCGACCAGATCGTCGGCTCGGCGGGCTCCTTCGACCGCGAGATGGCCGTGCCCGGCGGCGTCGTGCCGTGCGCGCACGTGACCGGCGTCGGCGTGCTGCCGACCCACCGCCGCCAGGGCATCCTGCGCCGCATGATGGAGCGCCAGCTCCGCGACGTGGCCGCGGCCGGGCGCGAGCCGATCGCCGCACTGTGGGCCAGCGAGACCGCGATCTACCCGCGGTTCGGCTACGGCTTCGCGGCGCCGCGGCTCCAGCTCCAGGCCGACCTCACCGGCACGGGCCTGCCGGCGCCCGCCCCGGGCCGGCTCCGCGCGGGCAGCCCGGCGACGCTCCGGATCGAGCTGGCCAAGCTCTACGACGAGCTGCGCCCGCACCGGCCCGGCTGGTCGAGCCGCGACGACAACTGGTGGAACTTCCTGCTCCTCGACATCGAGGCACACCGCGAGGGCGCGACCGAGCGGCAGGCCGTCGTGCACGAGACCCCGGACGGCGCGGTCGACGGCTACGCGATCTGGCGCGTCAAGGGCGACTGGGACGACGGCGGTCCCAACGCGGAGGTACGGGTCAGCGAGGTGGTCGCCGGCAACCCGGACGCCACCCGGGCACTCTGGCGCTTCCTGTTCTCCCTCGACCTGACCCGGCGGCTGACCTACGGCCTCGCCACGCCCGACGAGCCGCTGCTGCACCTGGTCCCGGAGCCCCGCCGGCTCAAGCCCACCCTGGCCGACGGCCTCTGGGTGCGCCTGGTCGACGTGCCGGCGGCACTGCGGGCCCGCGCCTACCGCGCGCCGCTCGACGTCGTGCTCGAGGTGACCGACGCGCTCCTGCCCGCCAACGCCGGCCGCTGGCGGCTGACCACCGACGGGACGACGACCTCCTGCGAGCCCACCACCGACCCGGCCGACCTGGCCTGCGACGTGCTCGAGCTCGGCGCCGCCTACCTCGGCGGCACGGCGCTGGCGACGCTCGGCCGCGCCGGCCGGGTGCGCGAGCTGCGACCCGGCGCGCTGGTCGCCGGCGACACCGCGTTCGGCTGGCACCAGGCCCCCGGCGGGATGGAGGTGTTCTGA
- the pepN gene encoding aminopeptidase N: MRNLTQAEAAERARLLDVTSYDISLDLASAGQGDARTFRSVTTVVFDCREPGATTFVELAAASVRSATLNGQPVDISGWAADKGLTVPGLAAVNELVVDADFNYSTSGQGLHRSVDPVDGETYLYSQFETADAQRVYAAFDQPDLKSVYTWHATVPAHWKVVSNMPVSSVDTVSDEVKTVHFAASERMSTYITALCAGPYHEERFAHDGIDLGYFCRASMAQYFDASELNLITTQGFDFYHAQFGVRYPLPKYDQLWVPDFNAGAMENFGCVTHAESAYVYRSQVTDFEYEQRANTILHELAHMWFGDLVTMRWWNDLWLNESFAEWASHWCNTNATRFTDAWTTFLSVRKNWGYRQDQLSSTHPVYCEMPDLEAVEVNFDGITYAKGASVIKQLVAYVGIEPFLAGLRAYFAAHAWGNATFDDLLGELEAASGRELRKFAAQWLETAQVNTLRPQVEIASDGTYESVVVLQEAPADYPTLRTHRIGVGLYDLTADGKLARRERLEIDVTGERTPVPQLAGVRAPDVLLLNDDDLTYAKLRLDERSMATVVQHIDGFDSSLARALCWAAAWDMLRDAELAARDYVALALTGLPAEADINLVTATLRQAAGALSFYADPEWAPTGWAALADTARTAMLAAPPGSGFQLAWARAFASAARSDEHLAILRGWLSGDNVPAGLPIDTEFRWSLLRALVANGAAGAPEIEAELASDRTSSGEREAAEAHALIPSADNKASVWRALTESKELPNWRNRALLSGFQHSTQVELTAPYALRFFESVASVWAMRDSEPGQEFVVYGYPTYTITDEVVAAADAWLGQAGQPAALRRLVAEGRDTTARALRARARDIAAAS; encoded by the coding sequence GTGCGCAACCTGACCCAGGCCGAGGCGGCCGAGCGGGCTCGACTGCTCGACGTCACCTCGTACGACATCAGCCTGGACCTGGCCTCCGCCGGGCAGGGCGACGCCCGCACGTTCCGGTCCGTCACCACGGTCGTCTTCGACTGCCGCGAGCCCGGCGCCACCACGTTCGTCGAGCTGGCGGCCGCGTCGGTGCGCTCGGCGACGCTCAACGGCCAGCCGGTCGACATCAGCGGCTGGGCCGCCGACAAGGGGCTCACGGTGCCGGGGCTGGCCGCCGTCAACGAGCTCGTCGTGGACGCCGACTTCAACTACTCCACCTCGGGGCAGGGCCTGCACCGCAGCGTCGACCCGGTCGACGGCGAGACCTACCTCTACAGCCAGTTCGAGACGGCCGACGCGCAGCGGGTCTACGCCGCGTTCGACCAGCCCGACCTCAAGTCGGTCTACACCTGGCACGCGACGGTGCCGGCGCACTGGAAGGTCGTCTCCAACATGCCGGTGTCCTCTGTGGACACCGTCTCCGACGAGGTCAAGACCGTCCACTTCGCTGCGTCGGAGCGGATGTCGACCTACATCACGGCGCTGTGCGCGGGGCCTTACCACGAGGAGCGCTTCGCCCACGACGGCATCGACCTCGGCTACTTCTGCCGGGCGAGCATGGCGCAATATTTCGACGCCTCCGAGCTGAACCTGATCACGACGCAGGGCTTCGACTTCTACCACGCGCAGTTCGGGGTGCGTTACCCGCTGCCGAAGTACGACCAGCTGTGGGTCCCCGACTTCAACGCCGGCGCGATGGAGAACTTCGGCTGCGTCACTCACGCCGAGTCGGCCTACGTCTACCGCTCCCAGGTCACGGACTTCGAGTACGAGCAGCGCGCCAACACGATCCTCCACGAGCTGGCCCACATGTGGTTCGGCGACCTGGTCACCATGCGCTGGTGGAACGACCTGTGGCTCAACGAGTCGTTCGCCGAGTGGGCGAGCCACTGGTGCAACACCAACGCCACGCGCTTCACCGACGCCTGGACGACGTTCCTGTCGGTCCGCAAGAACTGGGGCTACCGGCAGGACCAGCTCAGCTCGACCCACCCCGTCTACTGCGAGATGCCCGACCTCGAAGCCGTGGAGGTCAACTTCGACGGCATCACGTACGCCAAGGGCGCGTCGGTCATCAAGCAGCTCGTCGCGTACGTCGGCATCGAACCGTTCCTGGCGGGGCTGCGCGCCTATTTCGCCGCGCACGCGTGGGGCAACGCGACGTTCGACGACCTGCTCGGCGAGCTCGAGGCGGCGTCCGGTCGGGAGCTGCGCAAGTTCGCGGCCCAGTGGCTGGAGACGGCGCAGGTCAACACGTTGCGGCCGCAGGTCGAGATCGCGTCGGACGGGACCTACGAGTCCGTCGTGGTGCTGCAGGAGGCGCCGGCCGACTACCCGACGCTGCGCACCCACCGCATCGGCGTCGGCCTCTACGACCTGACCGCCGACGGCAAGCTGGCGCGCCGCGAGCGGCTGGAGATCGACGTGACCGGCGAGCGTACGCCGGTGCCGCAGCTCGCCGGGGTCCGCGCGCCCGACGTGCTGTTGCTCAACGACGACGACCTCACCTACGCCAAGCTGCGCCTCGACGAGCGCTCGATGGCCACGGTGGTGCAACACATCGACGGCTTCGACTCGTCACTGGCGCGCGCCCTGTGCTGGGCCGCGGCCTGGGACATGCTGCGCGACGCGGAGCTCGCGGCCCGCGACTACGTCGCGCTGGCCCTGACGGGCCTGCCGGCCGAGGCCGACATCAACCTGGTCACGGCGACGCTGCGCCAGGCCGCCGGGGCGCTGTCCTTCTACGCCGACCCGGAGTGGGCGCCGACCGGCTGGGCGGCCCTGGCCGACACGGCCCGCACCGCGATGCTCGCCGCGCCCCCCGGATCGGGCTTCCAGCTGGCATGGGCGCGCGCGTTCGCGTCGGCGGCGCGCTCCGACGAGCACCTGGCCATCCTGCGGGGCTGGCTGTCCGGCGACAACGTGCCGGCGGGCCTGCCGATCGACACGGAGTTCCGCTGGTCGCTGCTGCGCGCCCTGGTCGCCAACGGCGCCGCGGGCGCCCCGGAGATCGAGGCGGAGCTCGCGTCGGACCGCACGTCGAGCGGCGAACGCGAGGCGGCGGAGGCGCACGCCCTGATTCCGTCGGCCGACAACAAGGCGTCGGTGTGGCGTGCGCTGACGGAGTCGAAGGAACTGCCGAACTGGCGCAACCGGGCGCTGCTGTCGGGCTTCCAGCACTCGACCCAGGTCGAGCTGACGGCCCCCTACGCGTTGCGCTTCTTCGAGTCGGTCGCGTCCGTGTGGGCGATGCGCGACAGCGAGCCGGGCCAGGAGTTCGTGGTCTACGGCTACCCGACCTACACGATCACCGACGAGGTCGTGGCGGCGGCCGACGCGTGGCTGGGCCAGGCGGGCCAGCCGGCGGCGCTGCGCCGGCTGGTGGCCGAGGGCCGCGACACGACGGCGCGTGCGCTACGGGCGCGGGCGCGCGACATCGCCGCCGCTTCCTGA